CCTCGCAGAACTAACTCCTTCGTCGTACCGTACCAACACGGAAGAACACCCCATGCAACCCAGCCATTGGCGATCCCTGGGGCTCGCCTTGTTCGGATTCGCTGTGCCAGTTCTGGCCAGCGTGCAAGTCACCTCCTTTACTGTCGACACCAGCGGACCTGACGTCTTCGTTCCCAATGGCGGAATGAGTCCGTTCTACGAGGCCACGGAAGATCTGGGGACGCATTACGCGACGGTTGGCTCGCTGACGGGTGAGGCCCGTACAGAAGGCGGTGCGGCGGCATATACGTTCCCGATTGTCGTGCCACCGGGCCGTCTGGGCATGCAGCCAGCGCTGTCGATGAACTACAGCAGCCGAACCGGTGAGGGCGTGGCGGGTCTGGGTTGGTCGCTATCCGGATTGAGCGCGATCTCGCGCTGCGGCCACACGCCGGAACAAGATGGCCAGACGCGCGGCGTGCAGTTCGATGCGAACGACAAACTGTGCCTGGATGGTCAGCGTCTTGTAGCCGTCGCCGGAACGTATGGCCAAACCGGCGCCGAATATCGGACGGAAGTCGACAGTTTCGCCCGGATCACGCAGTTTGGTTCGATTGCCAGCGGCGCCAGTTGTTTTACCGTCGAGGATAAATCCGGCCGCATCCTGCATTTGGGCGGTAAGGTCAGCGCCAATACCTGTACGAACACCGGCGCCAGCGTCACCCCGTCCGGCGCACCTGCGCCCCTCACGTGGATGGTCGCCCGCACGCAGGACCGCGTCGGCAATTTCCAGAGTTACGCCTACTCCGATGTCGGCAACGGCGAAGTGCTGCTGGCAAGCGTCACCTACACGGGATTCGACGCCACCGAAGGCGATCGGTCCGTTGTCTTTCAATGGCAGACGCGCTCACAGGCCAGCGGAGGAATCAATCCGGAAATCGGTTCGAGCTACCAGGCCAAAGGGCTGTCGCTGCAGACCCGAGTGATTCAAGCCATCACCACGAAGGTGGGGGCGACGGCGATCCGGACCTACACGCCGAGCTACAAGGCGTCCGCCTATTCCGGTCGCCTGCTGCTGACACAGTGGCAGGAATGCGCCGGCACCGTCTGCCATCCGGCGACCACGTTCACAATGACCGAAGGCAACATGGATTTTCGGATCCGCTCGCTGGCGGCGTGGAATATCGACACCAGCCAGCTCCTTGCTGCGGGCATCGAACGGTCTCCCTACAACATGCGCCCGATCGGCGACCTGGATGGCGACGGCACGCGCGAAGTGGTGGCGGACGTGCAGAGCGGCACGAGCACGCGCAACTATCTCGTGCAGCTCAAGGACGACCGCGTTACACGCACCGCGGTGGAGCTCACCGGCAAGCTGGGCGAAGGTTTCACCGACATAGATAACGACGGCCGTTCCGAGATCATCGACAACGAGGGGGGCAAGGTCGTATTTCGCGTGTGGAATCTCCCCCGCGGGGCTATTGCGACCACGAACGCGCTCAGGACGGTACCGAGCAACATCGCGGAAATCTACAACCAGAGCAGCTCTTTCGCCGCCGACTACAACGGTGACGGTCGCGTTGATATCGGCATCACCAAGGCGGCGCCGACCTGCTCCGGTGGTGGCAAGGGCTTTTTCGTCTTCACCAATAACACGCCGTCCGGCGCACTGACGACGCAAGCGACGTTCGCGGTGCCTGCCGCGCCGCTGGTCTGCCTGGCCGACAGTCTTGCCAACGGTGTGATCACCCGCGATTCCGTCACCCACGTTGCCGACTTCGATGGCAACGGCCTTCCCGACCTGTTCCTCCAGCGCGAGACAGGGTCAGCAGGTTCGCTCCAGCACGCCTTTCATGGCATCGCAATGACGCAGGGATCGGGTAGCGTGATCAGCGCAACGACCAAATCGTGCACGCAACTCGGGCTCGTCAGCAGCAACGACGAGATGACCGACGAATGCCAGTGGAGCCGTGGTTACCTCACGCGCTGGCTGGATGTGAACGCGGATGGATTGGACGACCTGGTGTTTGCGCGTCGCACGAAGAACTGGGTCGTTCGCTTCAACAAAGGGGGAGTCCTGGCGAGCGCCATCGATACCGGCTCCAACATTGGCCTGGAATTGCAAGGTAACGGACTGACTTTCCGCTACGCCAACCGCACGCCCGTCATGGATGTGGACAGCGACGGCAAGTCGGACGTGCTCGTCGTCTCCCACCAGCGAAAGTTTGCGGTGAAGATGTGCATCGTGGCCGATGTCCCCGCGTCGCCCGATGGCTGCCGCGGATTGCAGATTGACGAGGCGGCATTAAGAGTGCCTAACAAAACCGTTCAATCGCACGCCAGCAGATCAATGAGCAAGCGAGCAATCCGAAGGCCAGATAGATTTCAGGGCGGCGCTCATACCGGATGCGAAGGCGTTTGAATCGGTTGAGCCAAGCAAACGTTCTTTCGACGACCCAACGATGCTTGCCCAGTCGCTGGCTAGATTCGACGCCTCGCCGAGCGATACGCTGGACGATTCCACGGTGCCGTAACGCGTGTCGGCAATGTTCGTAGTCGTATCCCTTGTCAGCATGAACCTTGTCTGGCCATCGCCGAGGACGCCCTCGAAGACCACCAACCGCAGGTAACGCATTGACTACGGCTTCGAAGCACTTGCTGTCGTGCGTGTTCGCGCCGCTGATGAGGAACGAGAGCGGCGTGCCCCTGGCATCGACCGCAACGTGCCTTTTGCACCCCAACTTTCCTCGATCGGTAGGATTTGGACCGGTTTCCTCCCCGCCCGGGGGAAGGAACACTCGCTGCATCCACACTCACTCGCGACATGTCGATCTGATCGTAGCTACGCAACCGCCGCAACAGTTCCTTGTGCAATCGATCCCAAACACCGCTCTGCTGCCAGTCTCGCAGCCGTCGCCAGCAGGTCATGCCGGATCCATAGCCTAGCCGGAGCGGCAAATGCTCCCATGGAATCCCCGTCCTCAGGACAAACACGATGCCGTTGATGGCAGCACGATCCGGCACTCTTGGCCGACCACCTTTCGGGCGATCTGGCTCCGGCGGAAGTAGCCGCCGAATCACGTCCCATAGATCGTCCTTGATCTCAAGCTTACTCATCCGTCAGCACTCAACTCTTTGTGGCTGACGCATTGTAGACTACGCGGCGTTTTGTTAGGCACTCTAAACCAGCGCTGCGCCGTCTATGCGTGCCCACCGGATCCCGGCTCCGGATTGACGATGCCGCCAGCGGCAACGAACTCGATCTATCCCGCAGAATGGGAAGGGTTTCCCGTTTATGACATGTATGGGCTAGGCGCCAGCGCTGCCAAGCCCAATCTGTCGGATTTCGATCCCAGCACCTACCACATGGATCAGCTCAAGTTCGTGCAGACAGGTGCGAGCTCGGTTGCGGTCAGGCTGGTTACGACCAACCTCGTGTCACAGCTGACCTCGATCAATCGGGTATCGCGCTCGGAAGACTTGCACGGCGACGGGATGGCTGACCTCGTCACCGGCATGGGCTGCTCGGGCGTCAAGCGCACGATCAACGCCGGCAACTACGACGGATGCAAGGTCGTCGGCGACGGCAACTGGGGCCCTGCGACGGTACAAACCGAAAGCGGCACGGTGGCGACAAGCTACTTCAAGGACCACTTCGTACCGTACGTCAACCACAATCTCGGCGTGAAATCCGGTACCGGCAATGCCACGACACCCACAGGTCCCGGCGCGCGCGCGCCCTCAGCGGAGCCGGGTGTGATTCTTCCAGAGCTGCTCGCCAAGGTCGTCAACGGCGTTGGCGATCACGCCCAGTGGCTCTACCTGCCGCTCTCGACAACGAGAGAATCGGACGATTTTCCGCCGCTGTATTCGTTGCCGTCGACCCATGGTTACGTCGATAAACGGCACTTCTACTTTCGCAGTTCCATGCCAGTCGTCAGCGCTTTCCTGCAGGGCCGGGAAGGGATGCCGTTTGCGGCGGGCAGCATCGACGCCCACCGCAGCGCGGTCTACGCCTATTCCGAAGCGATGTACAACAACGGCGGCCGCGGATTCCAAGGATTCCGCAAGGTCATCTCCGGCAATGCCGCTGATCGGACCAACCTCCAGTCGCGAACGGAAACCATCTTCCATCAGAAGTTTCCGCTGACGGGCCGTATCGAATCGGTGCGGACAACGACGCCAACCGGCACGCTCCTGGGCAAATCCAGTACGACCTGGGCCTGTACCCGCAGCAACCGTGGCGCCTGCACGCTGGGCGACGCTCTGGCGGTACCGACCGGCACGACGGTCTACCGGCCGTTCGTCGACAGGCAGATCGACGAAGCCTACGAGGCGGGAACGAAAATCAGCACCAACACCACCGATTACGCAGCCGCCGGCGCAACCCGATCCGGGTGGGACGATGGTTCCGACACCAGTGTCTACGGCAATCTGATTGACCACGTGGTAACGCTCAAGGACGAAGGTCCCAGCGCTTTTGTTCAAGAGCAGACGACTGCCACGCACGTTGAGCTCGAATCCGCCGACATCGCTAACTGGTGGGTCGATCGTATCAAGTCAGAAACCGTCACCGGGTCCATCACCTACACCGGAACGCATCCGATGCCCGCCGGCGCATCGGCGCCATCGCACTCAGTCAAGACCGAATACACGTGGCGTCCGACAACGCGCCTGCCGAAAACGCAAACGATACAAAGTGGCGTAGCGGATCAAGCGGCGAAAACCGAGTTCACCTATCCGGACGAACTGCCGACGGCGTTGACCAACTACGGATCGCCGGCGCAGTTGACCATGACGGCCGTCGGCCTGGAAGCGGCACAAAGCCCGACCCGAACCACGACATTCACTTACACCAAGGGTGGAACGGTGGCCGAGCCGGACGGCTATTTTCCGTACTCAATCACGAACGCAAACAATCGCACGGTTACCACAACCGTTAACCCGGCGGACGGCCAACCGATCGCCGCGACGGATGCCAACGGCAACGTCCTGCATTCCACGTATGACGCCTTCGGCCGCGCCACGCATGTTGAGCACCGCAGCAGCACGGGCCAGCTGATCGGCTCGGCGATCGATACGTCGATCCAGCCGTGTAACGGCGCGACCTGCACCGGCGCCATCATCGGTAACAACACCAACGCCACTACGGCGGCATGGCGTGTAACGACCGTACATCCCGGCTACCCGACGATGATCACGTGGCACGACCGTCTGGGCCGGGTCATCAAGCAAGCGCAGCGCGGATTCAGTGGCACGCTGATCCAGACGCATACGGCCTATGACGACATGGGTAAGGTATCGGCGCAGAGTACGCCCTACATGGACGGTGGCGTCCCCTACGAAACGCTGACCATGTACGACCGCCTTGGTCGCCCCACGACCAAGGTGGGTCCAGGGGCCGAACTGGATCCGACACACGGCAATGTCGTCACGGAGTATTTCTATTCCAGCCGCACGACTCGCATCGTGGTGCACGCAGCAAGCGTCAGCCTAGACGTCGGATCCAACTGTCCTGCCACAGCATCCAATCTGTGCATGGACATGACACGCACGGTCGACAGCCGCGGCCAGATACTCCACACCAAGGACGCTAACGGCGGCATCACGAAGTTCTGGAGCGATGCCAACGGCAAGGTCGTGGCGATCCAGGATCCGGAGCTGATCGTCAGCACATCGACCTACGATGCCCTCGGCCGGCGGGTCGGCATGTCCGACGCCGATCAAGGCACCTGGCAAGTTCGCATGAACGCCTTCGGCGAGCTCCTGAGCCAGACGGACGCCCGCGGCGCCGTCAACACTGTAACGCAGCGCGACGCATTGGGCCGTGTCAAACAGAGCCGCATCGTCCCTCCGGCGTCGCTACCGCAGGGGCTCAGCAATGACGTTTTCCAGGACGACTACACGTACGACCCGGCCAATGCCATCGGCATGGTCCACGAAGTCACCCGTCGCCGCGGCAGCAACCGGAACAATCCAGGCGCCAATCCGGTGGTCTGGAAGACTATCCATGCCTATGACGCGTTCGGGCGTCCCAATGGCGCCACGACCACCATTACCGAAGGCGCGGCGGTCACGCTGACGCACAGCACGACGTACGACGACTTTAGCCGCCCCAGTGTCTACACCTATCCCAGCGGATTGGCTGTTGAAACGACGTATAACCCGATCGGCCATCGCGAAACGCTGAAGAAGGTCGGTGCCACTACGCCTTATTGGAAGGCGACCGCGGCCAATTCCTGGGGTCACATTACCGGGGAGATGGTCACGGCGAGCCCTTCGCTCGTGCTCACCGGCACTCACGAGGACTACGGTAGTACCGGCCAATCCAAGACCATAACCTGGAAGCAGGGGGCGACGGCCGTCGACAAGGTCAGCTACACCTATGACAGCTTCGGCAATCTCGCCAGCCAGGGCCGTACCCCGCAAGGCGCAAGTGTTGCCACCGAGCTGTATGAATACGACAAGCTGCAGCGACTGACCAAAGCCACCGCCAACGGCCTGCCGGTGAAGTATGCCTATTCTGCCAGCGGCAATATCCGCAAGAAGACCGACTTCAGCGCCGACAGCGACACCGCTTACACCTACAACCAGAACGGTTGCGGACCACACGGTGCTTCCAGCGTCGCCCTGTCCGGTGGTGGCACGCAGCAGTACTTCTGCGACGCCAACGGCAACGTCATCCGTGGCACGAATCTCACCGTGCTGGTGGATGCGGAGAACCGTCCGAAGACCATCAGCCGAACCAGTGCCAATCCGGACGTGATCTTCAAGTACGGCTTCGAAGGCCCCGCCGAGGTCAGTTCACCCAGCGGCACCGATAGCTGGGCCTACAGCCCCCTCGGCGAGCGCACCTACAGCGTCACCAGCCGCGGGGCACGCTACTTCGGCGACGCGGGCTACGAGCGCATGGGCACCACGCACATCCACGAACTCGGCCCCGTCATTGTTACCAAGACTGGCGCCACCGAAACCGTTGCCGTTGCCCTGCGCGACCGCCTCGGTTCCACTATCGCCAGCATCGACGCCAGCAACAACCATCGCCGCGCCTACGACGCCTTCGGCAAGGCCCGCAACGCCGACTTCACCGACCGCGGCGGAACACTCAATCTGCCCAACACCATCCACGGCTTCACCAAGCATGAACACGCCGACGACGTTGCACTGATCCATATGGGCGGGCGTGTGTATGACTACAACCTGGGACGATTCTTGGCGGTGGACCCAGTGATTCAGGCGGCCATGCACTCGCAGTCGCTCAATCCCTACAGCTACATCATGAACAATCCGCTGGCCGGGCACGATCCGAGTGGCTACCAGTCCTGCGGCGAAGTGAGTATCGATCAGGGCGGCGCGGGCAGCTGCACGGTTGAGAAGAATGGGAAGACCATTACCGTCACCTATGCCATTGGTAGCGAAAAAGTAGTGCTGGGCAACGCCAATCAGATGAGCGCTGTCAGCGCTGCCGCTGGCAGCGGCAGCATGCAGTCAAATGGCGCCGAACGCCAATCTACGACCAAACCGTCGACCCCAATCGCCGACAAGGGCGGCGTGAACTCCAAGACACCAGAGCGAACGTTAGCTGGAAAGGCGTCGCACATGATGTTCCCGTACACGACGGAGATGGGCGAACGCGGTGTGGAAGGTACATGGGGTGACACAGTCACTGGCGCAACACGTGCCGCCTACAATCTCACCGGCACAACGACCTCTCTGATGAACCCCATTTCTGCCATGCAGTTCCTGGCGGGCTACGGATTCCAGGAGACCGAGATCAGCGACAAGGAGGTTAGTGGCGCGGCCGCTTTCGAGATCTTGTCCACCCTTCTCCCATCGGCACGTGCCTATGGTGCGGTACGTGGAATGGCCCGGGGAGCTGCCCGCGGTGCGGAAGGGGGCGTAGCCCGCGCGCTGGCTGGTGCGGCGTGTTGTTGCTTTCCGGCGGGTACGCCGGTTTGGACGGAGACGGGCCCGGTACCCATTGAGAAAATAGTGGTTGGACAGTTGGTGTATGCACGGGACCCAGTGACAGGCGAGACCGCGCTCAAGCCGGTCACTCAACTGATAAATACAAAACAAAAGCCCTTGTTCGAGCTCTCAGTTCGCGACGCTGACGGCATGATTACTCCGATACGCGCAACGGACGACCACCCGTTTTGGGTCAAACATCGTGGTTGGGTAACCGTCGAGCACCTGCTCTCCGGAATGGTCCTTGTTGATCTGGACAACCGGGATCTAGTACTTGAGCATGTAGGTAGGAATGGACAGCTTGAAGTCACGTACAACTTTTCAGTTGCCGATTTCCACACCTACTTTGCCGGTCAGCAGAAGCTATTCGTACATAATGACTGCGCTTGCGCAGCGAGCTCCAGAGCGGCGCGCCGAGAAGTCATGCGGAAGGCAGGAATTCCGACAAGCCAGACTCCACGGTCGCAATCGAGAAACGCATCTGGATACGAATACTCCTACGACATTCCCACGGGAAACGGACCACTCCGAATGAGCGTCCAACAGCAGACCATGGATCGTAGCCATATCGGTCAACCACACTGGGAGGCAGGCAAAGTCAAAGTGGACCTTGGAATAGTGCAAATGAATAAATACAGACGCCCTGCCTTGATGAACAATGGCAAGCAGAAGGTCGACTACTCTGCGGAGGATTAACATGCTAAGTCGGACAGAAATGATTGCGCAGAAGACGCAAATGCGCGCGCACTTGGAAACCCTCAGCAAGATTGTTGGCCGGCCTGTTGCGCAAAGCGACCTCCTGGATTTGGAGTCTACGAAAGCGCTTATCGCCAAGGCGGACCGACGAAAATCCGCAAGTCAGATTGATGTTGCCGCATCTGAACTGAACACGACGCGTTTTCGCGACTACCTCCGGACCCTCAGCATGGCGGTGAGTGGCGATGTTTTGCTCTGGACGCAAACTTCCCACGTATGTGGCCCGCTTATTGTTGAATCCGCGGACACGTTCAGCTCCGACCTGGAGAGCTGGATTTATGTCGCCGAATTGCTGGTTGTTACCACAATGGATGCCCAGAACGCGGTCCTGCTCGACTTTGCCGTCGGCCCAGATCGCACAGTTTCAGTCACCATCGAAACCAGAGGTAGCCAGTGGGGCAGCATTCACTATCGACGTGAAAGCGTTGCATAGAGCAATTTGGCGTGCAGATAACATTGATCTTGCCCCGATTTCCCGGACACCTGCTTAAGGCGCAAGCGGGTTACCGGGCCCTGTGTCACACCGGGCCCGGTTACCTGTGGGAGTTGAAGACGCGCGGCGGTCACCCTGCCTTGGCGACTGCTACGGTGACCGCCACCGCCACAATTCACGCAACGCATTGCGCAGGTAGCCGCGGTCGTAGAAGCGGGGGCTGACGCGCTGTGCGAAGTCGCGGGCACGGATGACGCGGGTGTGGCGGATGACGCGGCGCTTTTTCCACATACGGATCACGCCCAGGAACGCATCGCGGTACAGGCGCAGGACGACGCGCCATTTGCCGCGCAGGCCGTGGCGGACGACGATGCCGCCGTGGATGGCCAGGAGCCAGGGCAGACGGCGCCAGATCACGGTAGCGGGCACGCACTTGAGCAACATCCAGAGTGAGTTGCGGATGCCGTGGTACAGGATGAAGTCATTGAAGCCGCCGCCGCTGGAAGCCTGACCTTCGTGGCGGGCGAGCACCGCATCGGTGTACTGGGGCGTGAAGCCCAGCAGCAGCGCGCGGGCGGCCACGTCGGTATCTTCGGCGTAGCAGAAGAAGTCTTCGTCAAACACCATGCCGTGCGCCTGCAGCAGGCGGTCCAGCACGGCGCGTGAATACAGGGCGCAACCGCCGGTGGGGCCGAAGTAGGGTTCGGCGACATCCAGCCGGTTGGAGGCCAGGAGGCTGCGGTAGAAAGCGATGCCGAGGGAATCGATCTCGTCGCTGCCGGCTTCGAGTTTCAGCACGCGTCCGCCCGCCAGATCAGCCGACTGGCGTCCGTCCAGGTGATCAGTCACCCAGGTCACGAGCGCATTGGTAGCCACGGCGTCATTGTTGAGCAGCAGGACATGCGTGATGTCACTATCGCCGAGAAAGCGGCTGATGGCGCGGTTGCAGCCGGCGGCAAACCCGATGTTGACCGGGCTGGCGATGAGCTCGCTTTCGGACCAGAGCACGCCGAGGCCATCGCGCAGCTGGCGCACATCGGAATCGCGCGAGCCGCTGTCGACGACGACCAGCCGCACGCGGTCGCGCAACGGCAATAGCGACTCCACGCAGCGCAGGCTGCGATCAGCTGTGTTGAAGTTCACCAGCGCGACGCCTGCGCGGGGCCGCACCACGCCCGGCGGATGGTGATCCAGCGCGTTAATGGCAGCGCCCGCGCGTACTGCAGCGGCCCGGTACACAGCGATGGTGGCATCGACGGTGCGTGTCCAGCTGTATCCGGCGGCGCGCTCGATGCCCTGGGTGCGCGCCTGCGCGCGCCAGGACGCGTCCTCGACCAGACGCTGAAGTCCTGCGCTGATCGCATCGACATCGAATGGATCGACCCGCAGCGCCACATCGCCGGCCACTTCGGGCATGCAGGCGGCATTGGAGGTCAATACGGGTACGCCGCTGGCCATGGCTTCGAGCAGTGGCAGGCCGAAGCCTTCGTAGACCGAGGGAAAGGCAAAGCCGAGCGCGCCGGCGTACAGGAGCGGGAGGTCCTCGTCTGTGACGAAACCCAGGCGCCGCACCTGGCCTTGCTGCTCCAATGGTTCGATGACGCGCGCGAGCGGTGCATCCAGCCACCCGCGGGCACCGACGACGATCAATGGCACTTTGGCGCGCAGCGTCGCCGGAAGTTGCGCGTAGGCCGTTACCAGCCGCTCCAGGTTCTTGCGTGGCTCCTGGGTTGCCACCACCAGCAGGTACCCTTCGAAAACCACACCGTGACGCGCCAGCGTCGGCCGCAGTGCATCCGCCTCGCGCGGCCGGAACGACGGGTCGACACCCAGCGGCACCACATGCAGCTTGGCTGGATCCACGCCCAGCACCGTGACCAGTTCGTCGCGGACAAAGGCCGAGTCGGTGATGACGGCGTCGGCGCGCGCCAGGGTCGGCGGCAGGTGCCGCTCCAGGAAGCGAACGCGCTCGCGCGGGTGGAATTGGGGATAACGCAAATAGGAGATATCGTGAACGGTGGCTACGGCCGGGCCGTCGAACGGCATCAGCACAAAGTTCGGCGCGTGCAGCACGTGGTCGCGCAGGCGGCTGGCATTGGCCTTGAACAGCCCGGCGCGCAGGCGCGTGTAGCCTTCCAGTGCGAACTGCTTGAACGGCAGCACGCGCCGCATGGTCTGCACGCCGTGGTTGACGGCCAGCGCCTGCTGCACGCTATCGACCCAGCGGTATGCCGAGAACAGCTTCAGCGACTCGATCGCCGCATGGCGTTCCAGCCCCAACGCCAGTTCGCGGGTGTACACGCCGATGCCCGTCAGCGGCGCGCTGATGGCATCGACATTGAGAATGAGCTTGATCGGATCCTGCGTCATCGGGCGATTTCAGCAGGTTCCCGTGTCCACGGCGAGCGAAGCCAGGCCCAGGCGGCGCTGCTCCGCCGCCACCATGACCTGCGCGATGCCGAAGACATCCCGGCTGTGGCGCAGGCCCAGCCGTTGGCGTGCGCGCGTCGCATCGCCACGCTGCAGGGGCGCATCCGAAGCGCGCAGGAACGATGGATCGACGCGGATGCGCACCGCGCCTGCCGTGTCGATGGCCCGTTCGCCGGCGCCCTGCCCTTCCCAGCGCAGTTCAATACCTGCTGCCGCGTAGGCCATCGTGGTGAACTGGCGGATCGCCGTCACCTCGCCCGTGGCAATGACGAGGTCCTCGGGCGCCGGCAGATCCGCCAGGGCGCGCAGCGCGGCCATGTAGTCCGGCGCGTAGCCGAAATCACGCGTCGCATCGAGGTTGCCCAGCGACAGCGTTTCGCCGGACCCGGCACCGGCGCGTGCGGCAGCAGCGGCAATCTTGCGCGTCACGAATGAATCGCCGCGCAGTTCCGACTCGTGGTTGAAGAGGATCGCGATCGACGCGCGCAGTCCGAACCGGTTCCGGTAGCAGCGCACGGCCTCTTCGGCGATCAGCTTCGACAAGGCGTACGGATGCGCGGCCACAGCCGGCGTGCGCTCATCGGTCAGCGCGCCAGGATGCACCTCCGCGCTGGAGGCCACCACCACGGCGGCGTCGCCACCCACCCGGCGCACGGCATCGAGCAGGTGCACGGTACCCATGCCATTTACCTGCACGGCGCGCACGGGATCCGCCGTGGCCTGCGCCACGCTGCTGATCGCGGCAAGGTGGAAAATGCGCGAGGCACCCGACCGGGCGACC
This genomic stretch from Tahibacter amnicola harbors:
- a CDS encoding glycosyltransferase; amino-acid sequence: MTQDPIKLILNVDAISAPLTGIGVYTRELALGLERHAAIESLKLFSAYRWVDSVQQALAVNHGVQTMRRVLPFKQFALEGYTRLRAGLFKANASRLRDHVLHAPNFVLMPFDGPAVATVHDISYLRYPQFHPRERVRFLERHLPPTLARADAVITDSAFVRDELVTVLGVDPAKLHVVPLGVDPSFRPREADALRPTLARHGVVFEGYLLVVATQEPRKNLERLVTAYAQLPATLRAKVPLIVVGARGWLDAPLARVIEPLEQQGQVRRLGFVTDEDLPLLYAGALGFAFPSVYEGFGLPLLEAMASGVPVLTSNAACMPEVAGDVALRVDPFDVDAISAGLQRLVEDASWRAQARTQGIERAAGYSWTRTVDATIAVYRAAAVRAGAAINALDHHPPGVVRPRAGVALVNFNTADRSLRCVESLLPLRDRVRLVVVDSGSRDSDVRQLRDGLGVLWSESELIASPVNIGFAAGCNRAISRFLGDSDITHVLLLNNDAVATNALVTWVTDHLDGRQSADLAGGRVLKLEAGSDEIDSLGIAFYRSLLASNRLDVAEPYFGPTGGCALYSRAVLDRLLQAHGMVFDEDFFCYAEDTDVAARALLLGFTPQYTDAVLARHEGQASSGGGFNDFILYHGIRNSLWMLLKCVPATVIWRRLPWLLAIHGGIVVRHGLRGKWRVVLRLYRDAFLGVIRMWKKRRVIRHTRVIRARDFAQRVSPRFYDRGYLRNALRELWRWRSP
- a CDS encoding GDP-mannose 4,6-dehydratase, with protein sequence MTAAGVALVTGAAGQDGAWLCRQLLDAGWQVWAAVHTSVPPVPWRWRELSIAGHPQLQVAPLCIEDAEACHDVVARSGASRIFHLAAISSVAQATADPVRAVQVNGMGTVHLLDAVRRVGGDAAVVVASSAEVHPGALTDERTPAVAAHPYALSKLIAEEAVRCYRNRFGLRASIAILFNHESELRGDSFVTRKIAAAAARAGAGSGETLSLGNLDATRDFGYAPDYMAALRALADLPAPEDLVIATGEVTAIRQFTTMAYAAAGIELRWEGQGAGERAIDTAGAVRIRVDPSFLRASDAPLQRGDATRARQRLGLRHSRDVFGIAQVMVAAEQRRLGLASLAVDTGTC